Proteins encoded by one window of Salmonirosea aquatica:
- a CDS encoding LacI family DNA-binding transcriptional regulator encodes MDSITIKDIARALDLSTSTVSRALRDSYEISPETKRLVLDYAKQFNYRPNQIARSLKENRSRIIGVIVPQIANNFFSEVINGIEAAAYLRGYYVFIFQSHESYERELVTLRQAIDRKADGLLISLSSSTSDVSLLQSLQEKKLPIVLFDRVSAELDVPCVTSDNFGGAFAATEHLIETGRRRIAHITIPSYISITQERLAGYRAALERYGLGYDENLVRYTDFGQTDVGPVINDLLTQAPDAFLAASDRLAISCLAALKKRNIAIPETVSLVGFTNTPVADLLDPALSAVEQPALEIGRMAAQQLIDLIEMKADTLRVGRISIPTRLVVRASSRLT; translated from the coding sequence TTGGATTCAATCACAATTAAAGATATTGCCCGCGCCCTGGATCTGTCCACATCGACCGTTTCACGGGCTTTGCGGGACAGTTATGAAATCAGCCCGGAAACTAAAAGGCTCGTGCTCGATTATGCCAAACAGTTCAACTATAGGCCTAATCAGATTGCACGGAGTCTGAAAGAAAACCGCAGTCGCATCATCGGGGTGATCGTTCCGCAAATTGCCAATAACTTTTTCTCGGAGGTCATCAACGGCATCGAGGCCGCCGCTTACCTCCGGGGTTATTATGTGTTTATTTTCCAAAGCCACGAATCCTACGAACGTGAACTGGTGACTTTGCGGCAGGCCATTGACCGTAAAGCCGATGGTCTGCTTATCTCCCTTTCCAGCAGCACCTCGGATGTGTCGCTCTTGCAAAGCCTGCAGGAGAAGAAGCTACCCATTGTGCTATTCGACCGCGTTTCGGCCGAACTGGACGTACCCTGTGTCACTTCCGACAACTTTGGCGGCGCTTTTGCCGCCACCGAGCACCTGATTGAAACGGGACGACGACGCATCGCGCACATCACCATACCCTCGTATATTTCCATCACCCAGGAACGCCTGGCCGGCTACCGGGCTGCCCTCGAACGGTACGGGCTGGGGTATGACGAAAACCTGGTCCGCTACACCGACTTTGGACAGACCGACGTGGGGCCGGTTATCAACGATCTTTTGACCCAGGCCCCCGATGCCTTTTTAGCCGCCAGCGATCGGCTCGCCATTAGTTGTCTGGCCGCGCTGAAAAAGCGAAATATAGCCATTCCAGAGACCGTTTCGCTCGTAGGCTTTACCAATACCCCCGTGGCTGATTTGCTGGACCCAGCCCTCAGCGCGGTCGAACAGCCCGCGTTGGAAATCGGCCGCATGGCCGCTCAGCAATTGATCGACCTCATCGAAATGAAGGCCGATACCCTCAGAGTCGGCCGAATCAGTATACCTACGCGGCTGGTGGTCCGGGCTTCTTCCCGGTTGACGTAG
- a CDS encoding RagB/SusD family nutrient uptake outer membrane protein → MKRIFNKNIKAGMIAMALLAMTSCNDDFLNEDLTTQRSTDFYNTEAGIQSLVIGAYNKVFAIPFSNEVQFATTNYGTDEFHVGGDGSNAPWNNYDGAFQSIVTTTNSNTVAANAAWDNYYVGISLANQIIKAATEINSTSNAIKKTALGEGYFMRGFNYLHLVRQYGGVPLKLDVSTTVELEFTRATAEEVYKQVIADLTQAYELLDNTAGAPARITKDAAAHYLAKALLSRASEINDSWNSSTKAADLAKVVSLADEVIAHHPLAANFGDIWNYTKPNGTNETLPELILSAQFTSDLSSTTFNFSHVIFTARYDDLPYMQRDLTGMRPYSRLSPTYFTYDIYNHVNDSRFWKTFRTKHRLNKGSGIYANGDLGVIYIINSKNDTRFAKTKLSGEYVYEKTKKTVPNAYVAYAADGIGLMVEPRFPSLTKHFDAARIAINDNRGMRDEIVARSAETYLMAAEAKIRLVKLGQGSYSDALPYINALRKRAAYKSGENRSSYTDGAAAYVVSPLNQNVDLNSFMTENSYYESNNIPVTTAATDLEISSISNLPEEDQAVITKLGLSSDYDKMLALILNERTRELCGEFHRWEDLSRTKTLVSRAKAYNPGAAQYIKDYHVLRPIPQTFLDAIFSNGNALTSSEKQNMQNPGY, encoded by the coding sequence ATGAAGAGAATATTCAATAAAAACATAAAAGCAGGGATGATAGCAATGGCTTTGCTGGCTATGACTTCCTGCAATGATGACTTTCTGAACGAAGATCTTACGACCCAACGAAGCACCGATTTTTATAATACAGAAGCAGGTATTCAGTCTTTGGTAATAGGTGCCTACAATAAAGTTTTTGCCATCCCTTTTAGTAATGAGGTGCAATTTGCTACAACTAATTATGGAACCGACGAGTTTCATGTGGGTGGTGACGGCTCAAATGCGCCCTGGAACAACTACGACGGAGCCTTTCAGTCTATCGTAACAACCACCAATTCGAATACTGTTGCAGCTAATGCTGCCTGGGATAACTATTACGTAGGTATAAGCCTTGCCAATCAGATCATAAAAGCAGCAACCGAAATTAACTCTACCAGCAATGCCATCAAAAAAACGGCATTGGGAGAAGGCTATTTTATGCGTGGATTCAATTACCTTCATTTGGTGCGTCAATATGGAGGGGTACCCTTGAAATTGGATGTAAGTACTACCGTAGAATTGGAGTTTACCCGTGCCACAGCCGAAGAGGTTTACAAACAGGTAATTGCTGACTTGACACAAGCCTACGAGCTTTTGGATAATACGGCTGGGGCTCCCGCCAGAATTACAAAAGATGCAGCAGCTCACTATTTGGCAAAAGCCTTACTTTCCAGAGCCAGTGAAATAAACGATTCGTGGAATTCTTCGACTAAGGCCGCCGACCTCGCCAAAGTAGTAAGTTTAGCGGATGAAGTGATTGCCCACCACCCACTGGCTGCAAATTTTGGTGATATTTGGAATTATACAAAACCAAATGGGACTAATGAAACCTTGCCTGAGCTCATACTTTCAGCCCAGTTCACAAGCGACCTTTCTTCCACTACTTTCAACTTTTCTCACGTTATATTTACCGCTCGTTACGATGATCTGCCTTATATGCAGCGCGATTTGACCGGGATGCGTCCATATAGTAGGTTATCCCCCACGTACTTCACGTACGACATTTATAATCATGTGAATGATTCTCGTTTTTGGAAAACTTTCAGGACAAAGCATAGACTGAATAAAGGAAGTGGTATTTATGCAAATGGTGATTTAGGTGTTATTTATATTATCAATAGTAAAAATGATACCCGTTTTGCTAAAACCAAACTTTCAGGAGAGTACGTTTATGAAAAGACAAAAAAGACTGTCCCTAATGCTTATGTGGCTTATGCTGCTGACGGAATTGGATTAATGGTCGAACCTCGTTTCCCTTCATTGACCAAGCACTTCGATGCAGCTCGCATTGCTATTAATGACAATCGTGGGATGCGCGATGAGATCGTGGCCCGTTCGGCTGAAACCTATTTAATGGCTGCCGAAGCAAAAATTCGGCTTGTCAAGCTTGGTCAGGGTTCATACAGCGATGCACTGCCCTATATCAATGCTTTGAGAAAAAGAGCGGCCTATAAGTCAGGTGAAAACAGATCTTCTTATACCGATGGTGCTGCTGCTTATGTAGTTTCTCCACTAAATCAAAACGTAGATCTGAATTCATTTATGACTGAAAATTCATACTATGAATCAAATAATATCCCTGTAACTACTGCGGCAACTGATTTGGAAATTTCAAGCATTTCAAATCTTCCAGAAGAAGACCAAGCTGTAATTACAAAACTGGGTTTATCTAGCGATTATGACAAGATGCTTGCCCTTATTTTAAATGAACGTACACGAGAACTTTGTGGAGAATTTCATCGCTGGGAAGATTTGAGTCGTACGAAAACATTAGTATCAAGAGCCAAAGCATATAACCCTGGAGCTGCTCAATATATTAAAGATTATCATGTTTTAAGACCCATACCGCAAACGTTCCTTGATGCAATTTTCAGTAATGGAAATGCGCTGACTTCAAGTGAAAAACAGAATATGCAAAATCCTGGATATTAA
- the pelA gene encoding pectate lyase — MLLFQRDNGGWPQPGGDAIDYSLQLTPEQQQLLVQNKVRLDATIDDKATTHEINYLVSAFQKTQNPAYLQSAERGIRYLLAAQQASGGWAQFYPDSSGYRKQITYNDNAMIDVLWVMRYTAEGTKGFDAVDKALVLPAQQAVERGIACILNTQYIQNGTRTAWCAQHDRITLLPTHARKFELPSLSGGESVGILRFLMSLENPSPAVKEAVRAGVAWLDSVRLTGIATKIVSAPQLPRGKDMVVVADSNSTLWARFYELDTNRPFFCGRDGIKKYSLAEIDPERRTGYAWYGTWPAQLLAREYPKWLKKWDGSMR; from the coding sequence ATGTTGCTATTCCAGCGCGACAATGGCGGATGGCCCCAACCGGGCGGTGACGCCATCGACTATTCTCTGCAACTCACACCAGAGCAGCAGCAGCTGCTGGTCCAGAACAAGGTACGGCTCGATGCTACCATCGATGACAAGGCCACTACTCATGAAATTAACTACCTGGTCAGCGCTTTCCAGAAAACACAAAACCCTGCCTACCTTCAGTCAGCCGAACGGGGTATCCGGTACCTTCTGGCCGCCCAGCAAGCCAGCGGTGGCTGGGCGCAGTTTTATCCGGATTCGAGCGGCTACCGCAAGCAGATTACCTACAACGATAACGCCATGATTGACGTACTGTGGGTGATGCGATACACCGCGGAGGGCACCAAAGGCTTCGACGCAGTCGACAAAGCCCTTGTATTGCCAGCCCAACAGGCGGTGGAGCGTGGCATTGCCTGCATCCTGAATACGCAGTACATACAGAATGGTACCCGTACCGCCTGGTGCGCCCAACACGACCGGATCACCCTGTTGCCTACCCATGCCCGAAAGTTTGAGCTGCCATCGTTGAGCGGAGGTGAAAGCGTGGGAATCCTGAGGTTTTTGATGAGCCTTGAAAATCCGTCACCCGCAGTGAAAGAAGCCGTTCGGGCGGGGGTAGCCTGGCTCGATTCGGTACGGCTGACGGGTATTGCTACCAAAATCGTTAGCGCCCCGCAACTACCGAGAGGGAAGGATATGGTGGTAGTAGCTGATTCCAACTCGACCCTGTGGGCGCGTTTTTACGAACTCGATACCAACCGGCCGTTTTTTTGTGGGCGCGATGGTATCAAAAAATACAGCCTGGCAGAAATCGATCCCGAACGCCGGACGGGCTATGCCTGGTATGGTACCTGGCCCGCCCAATTGCTGGCCCGAGAATATCCGAAATGGCTGAAGAAATGGGATGGATCAATGCGATGA
- a CDS encoding SusC/RagA family TonB-linked outer membrane protein has product MSKPCPYLNRIAAVAILFLLILHTPDMALGQGKVSGLVTDSQREGLPGVSVRVKDTNVGVITDVNGKYQITASGNAVLVFSFIGMVSKEVPIEGKSIVDVVLEADVNNLEEVVVVDFGYGTVKKTDMTGSVATMGARELKNIPVANAAQAMTGRMPGVSVLTSDGSPDAEVVIRVRGGGSITQDNSPLYVVDGFIVSSIRDIPPTDIQSINVLKDASATAIYGAQASNGVIVITTKNPTAGKVSVSYNGFMQFKQLPKNRSYKVLSPYEYVLVNYERAKLRSQSDVNSFEKFFGKYQDYDLYQEKKGTDWQEELFGSPRTSQYHNLSLSGGTEKTKLSLSLTNNTDEGLLIGSGFTRNVLNFKLNQNISKKLTFEAFTRITNTVVDGAGTSGNAQINIKDAVQTRPVNGVADELEIDLTNINSDDDYQSFLLSLVSPVKLAKQDWRERTTNDYILSGALNWNILTNLDFKTTFTSSQSFDKNLRYYGPLTGESFNNGSSLPLGEKTENESFSYRWLNTLNYKMPDMGSHRLDFLFGQELYASGGDYSFVRSEDFRESITPQELFANMTFGRTDRHETRELTNSNRMSGFGRVNYQLKDKYLATVTFRADASSKFAKENRLGFFPAAALGWKISEEPFLKQFNAIDELKLRVSYGATGNDRIDATATQFLFQGSTLRGPGFGNFDNTYYTPSGSTLYNPNLVWETTINRNAGVDFSFFEHKLEGSMDVYHNTTKDLLLRSVIPSSTGFTTQWNNVGVTSNRGIELGLTAYLIDRPDFMLSANFNVGRNKAKVEKLDGTESRFFQSNWASTDLRDQDDFYVKIGGTLGDIYGYVTDGYYSVDDFSAYDEVSKKYILKEGVPNAGGVVGNTNLRPGFLKLKDLDGDGIINSNDRQVIGNTLPQAQGGFGLNSRYKGFDFSLFFNWSYGNDVYNTGKLQYNQFRRVTYGNLLTSMSMENRFTYLDVDGSYTGTPGGIVTDLGQLAELNAGKNIWSPHGLGDAQTVIHSWAVENGSFLRLNNLNIGYSFPKEWISKLKMSQLRVYATGNNLHLWTKYSGFDPEVSTSRNTGYQGLTPGVDYSSFPRSRSYTFGVNITF; this is encoded by the coding sequence ATGAGTAAACCTTGTCCTTACCTGAACAGGATTGCTGCTGTGGCAATTTTGTTCTTATTAATTCTTCACACTCCCGATATGGCACTGGGGCAGGGCAAAGTGAGTGGTCTGGTGACCGACTCACAGCGAGAGGGACTTCCCGGAGTTTCGGTCCGGGTTAAGGATACAAACGTGGGCGTCATTACCGACGTAAACGGAAAGTATCAGATTACGGCCTCCGGCAACGCAGTCCTCGTTTTCTCGTTTATAGGAATGGTTTCAAAAGAGGTACCCATCGAAGGCAAATCGATCGTCGATGTAGTGCTGGAAGCTGATGTGAACAATCTGGAAGAAGTGGTGGTGGTTGACTTTGGGTATGGAACCGTCAAGAAAACGGACATGACCGGTTCGGTAGCTACCATGGGGGCCCGCGAACTCAAAAATATTCCCGTAGCCAACGCCGCCCAGGCCATGACCGGCCGCATGCCAGGGGTAAGTGTTCTTACTTCCGACGGATCGCCCGATGCCGAAGTCGTGATCCGCGTCCGGGGCGGAGGCTCCATCACACAGGACAATTCACCTTTGTACGTAGTGGACGGGTTCATCGTCAGTAGCATTCGGGATATTCCTCCTACGGATATTCAGAGTATCAACGTTCTTAAAGATGCGTCGGCCACTGCCATTTATGGAGCACAGGCCTCTAATGGCGTAATCGTTATTACCACCAAAAATCCGACCGCCGGCAAAGTGTCGGTGTCGTACAATGGCTTCATGCAGTTCAAACAATTACCGAAAAATCGCAGCTATAAGGTACTATCGCCATATGAGTACGTATTGGTCAATTACGAAAGGGCCAAACTGCGTTCGCAGTCCGACGTAAACTCTTTTGAAAAGTTTTTCGGCAAGTACCAGGATTACGATCTGTATCAGGAAAAGAAAGGTACTGACTGGCAGGAAGAATTATTCGGTAGCCCGCGGACTTCGCAGTACCACAACCTGAGCCTGAGCGGCGGCACCGAAAAAACCAAGCTAAGCCTGAGTCTCACCAACAACACCGACGAGGGGCTGTTGATCGGCTCCGGATTTACGAGAAATGTACTCAACTTCAAGCTAAACCAGAATATTTCCAAGAAACTGACTTTTGAAGCTTTTACCCGGATTACCAATACGGTGGTCGATGGGGCGGGTACCTCCGGCAATGCCCAGATTAACATTAAAGATGCGGTGCAGACCCGGCCAGTCAACGGTGTCGCCGACGAATTGGAGATCGACCTGACCAACATAAACAGCGACGACGACTACCAGTCGTTTTTGCTCAGCCTGGTGAGCCCGGTGAAGCTGGCCAAGCAGGACTGGCGGGAGCGAACTACTAATGATTATATTCTGAGTGGCGCCCTGAACTGGAATATCCTTACGAATCTGGACTTCAAAACTACCTTCACGTCTTCCCAGTCTTTTGACAAGAACCTTCGTTATTATGGCCCGCTCACCGGCGAATCGTTCAATAACGGCAGTAGCCTGCCGCTTGGGGAGAAAACGGAAAATGAATCGTTCTCCTATCGCTGGCTGAATACGCTGAATTACAAAATGCCGGACATGGGAAGTCACCGACTCGACTTCCTGTTTGGGCAGGAGCTTTATGCTTCTGGCGGGGATTATAGTTTTGTCCGGTCGGAGGACTTCCGCGAATCGATCACGCCGCAGGAACTGTTTGCGAATATGACGTTTGGCCGTACCGACCGTCATGAAACCCGCGAACTTACCAACTCCAACCGAATGTCGGGCTTTGGTCGGGTAAATTACCAATTGAAAGACAAGTACCTGGCTACGGTAACGTTTCGGGCCGATGCTTCCAGCAAGTTTGCCAAAGAAAACCGGCTCGGGTTTTTCCCGGCTGCCGCGCTTGGCTGGAAGATTTCGGAAGAACCTTTCCTGAAACAGTTCAATGCTATCGACGAACTTAAACTGCGCGTTAGTTATGGAGCTACGGGAAATGACCGGATCGACGCCACCGCCACCCAGTTTCTGTTTCAGGGATCGACGTTGCGGGGACCGGGATTTGGCAATTTTGACAATACCTACTATACCCCTTCGGGATCGACACTGTACAATCCTAATCTGGTTTGGGAAACGACCATTAACCGCAACGCCGGAGTCGACTTCTCCTTTTTCGAGCACAAGCTGGAAGGTAGTATGGACGTGTATCACAATACGACCAAAGACTTGCTGCTCCGATCGGTCATTCCTTCGAGCACCGGATTTACTACCCAATGGAACAACGTGGGTGTTACGTCGAACCGCGGTATCGAGCTTGGTCTGACGGCTTATCTGATCGATCGTCCTGACTTTATGTTATCGGCGAATTTTAACGTGGGTCGGAATAAGGCAAAAGTGGAAAAGCTCGATGGTACCGAATCCCGGTTTTTCCAGTCCAACTGGGCAAGCACTGATTTGCGGGATCAGGACGACTTCTACGTGAAAATCGGGGGTACCCTGGGGGATATCTACGGGTATGTCACAGACGGCTATTACAGTGTTGACGATTTCTCGGCTTACGACGAAGTATCAAAAAAATACATTCTGAAAGAGGGGGTACCCAATGCCGGTGGCGTGGTAGGTAACACCAATTTACGCCCTGGCTTCCTGAAATTGAAAGATCTGGATGGCGACGGCATCATTAACAGCAACGACCGCCAAGTGATCGGCAATACCCTACCGCAGGCGCAGGGAGGCTTCGGGCTCAATTCGCGCTACAAGGGTTTTGACTTTTCCTTATTCTTCAACTGGTCGTACGGTAACGACGTGTATAATACGGGCAAGCTGCAGTATAATCAGTTCAGAAGGGTAACCTACGGCAACCTGCTCACTTCCATGTCTATGGAAAACCGGTTTACCTACCTGGACGTGGACGGTTCGTACACGGGTACCCCAGGGGGTATCGTGACCGACCTGGGCCAACTGGCGGAACTGAATGCCGGGAAAAATATCTGGTCTCCGCACGGACTAGGCGATGCCCAAACCGTTATTCATTCCTGGGCGGTGGAAAACGGCTCTTTCCTTCGTTTGAACAACCTCAATATCGGCTATTCTTTCCCTAAAGAATGGATTTCCAAGCTGAAAATGTCGCAGCTACGGGTGTATGCGACCGGGAATAACCTGCACTTGTGGACCAAGTACTCAGGCTTCGATCCGGAGGTAAGTACCTCACGAAACACGGGTTATCAGGGGCTCACGCCGGGCGTTGACTACTCTTCTTTCCCCAGAAGCCGCTCGTATACCTTCGGTGTGAACATCACTTTTTAA
- a CDS encoding SusC/RagA family TonB-linked outer membrane protein, protein MRQSKFYNFHRFMLLCILLLTPFLLLAQMKGVSGTVTDENGQGMPGVSIVVKGTTRGVQTDVDGKYTIQAEAGEVLKYSFIGYKNAEVQVGSQAVYNIVLESETALLNEIVVVGYGEQKKSDVTGSIVSVSSEQLNERPVANALQGLQGRAAGVDISSNERPGQLGSINIRGVRSLTASNSPLYVVDGIPLISGGIDNINPNDIESIDVLKDASATAIYGSRGANGVVIITTKRGKNGKFTLSLNSAVTTETLQNRSQLMNAAEYIEYRRWAKYYSNPAVFPRGDQPTQTNDFTIFLGSSDPSAWNNILKGWAGGTWDASKVETTDWVDIVTQTAITQQHTLSASGGTEKMKAYGSFGYLSNQGTIVGQGYNRYTGKVSVDIKATNWLNFGGSLSTTYGVNEYGQSTVGRNSLVNTAGLYESARAIFAYTVPYDADGNRVEFPGGDIAVKTVVDEAMYSQDQRVNIRAFGSLYSEINFGSFAKFLEGLKYRMNFGPDLSTNRDGVFLDSKSVVRAGSSYASLAKEQSLSYTLDNILYYNKVFNKHQIGITALQTQTQYRFESSSMGADNIPFSSQKWNALSTSNLALSSWNSGLVERQLRSYMGRVNYDFDGRFLVTVSGRYDGASQLSAGHKWAFFPSTALGWRLDRENFFSGMNWINLLKLRAGVGVTGNAAIDPYSTKGGLSPLFYPFNATLGAGVANSSTMANQDLTWEKTKQYNFGTDFILFGKRISGSLDYYTSQTTDLLLKKTIPSVTGFIDTYANVGKTASQGIDLTLNTLNISKGGFEWNTTFNGSWQDNHIITLANGPQDDINNGWFINQSQSVIYGYESNGIWQESDAEEMAKFNANGHNFSAGNARPVDQNGDYKIDANNDRVIIGSTIPKFLLGLTNSFDYKGISLSIFLYGRMGYYYDTGGEGLTGRFNQRLVDYYTINNTNSDYQKPIYTEASGDPFYPILGYRSGSFLKIRNISLGYSIPDKISKSIGLSHSRIYVQALNPGMVFNKVDWIDLDLRSSAWNRGFTAGINIEF, encoded by the coding sequence ATGAGACAATCAAAATTCTACAATTTCCATCGCTTCATGCTACTCTGTATCTTACTGCTCACCCCTTTTCTTCTGTTGGCACAAATGAAGGGGGTTTCGGGTACGGTGACTGACGAAAATGGGCAAGGGATGCCGGGCGTCAGTATTGTTGTAAAAGGTACCACACGGGGCGTGCAGACCGATGTTGATGGGAAATATACCATTCAGGCTGAAGCTGGGGAGGTGCTAAAATACTCGTTCATCGGCTATAAAAATGCCGAAGTTCAGGTAGGTAGTCAGGCTGTTTACAATATAGTCCTGGAAAGCGAAACAGCTTTGCTGAATGAAATTGTGGTAGTTGGTTACGGTGAACAGAAGAAATCGGATGTGACCGGCTCCATAGTCAGTGTAAGTTCAGAACAATTAAATGAAAGGCCCGTGGCGAACGCCCTGCAAGGGTTGCAGGGCCGGGCTGCCGGAGTTGACATTTCCTCAAATGAACGCCCGGGGCAATTGGGAAGTATCAATATCAGAGGTGTTCGTTCATTGACAGCTTCCAATTCTCCATTGTATGTCGTAGATGGTATCCCTCTGATTTCAGGAGGTATTGATAACATCAACCCTAATGATATTGAATCGATTGACGTTTTAAAAGATGCATCGGCAACGGCTATTTACGGTTCACGCGGAGCAAATGGGGTTGTAATAATTACGACTAAAAGAGGTAAGAATGGCAAATTTACGTTGAGCCTTAACTCAGCAGTAACGACCGAAACACTGCAAAACAGGTCGCAGTTGATGAATGCTGCTGAATATATCGAATACAGAAGATGGGCAAAGTATTATTCGAACCCAGCGGTTTTCCCTCGTGGCGACCAGCCTACACAAACCAATGACTTTACAATATTCTTAGGTTCGTCGGACCCTTCCGCCTGGAACAATATCCTGAAAGGCTGGGCAGGTGGGACCTGGGATGCCTCGAAGGTTGAAACAACCGATTGGGTTGACATTGTAACCCAAACCGCCATTACTCAGCAACATACGTTGAGTGCCAGCGGGGGTACCGAAAAAATGAAAGCGTATGGTTCTTTTGGTTACCTAAGTAATCAGGGTACTATCGTTGGGCAAGGATATAACCGGTATACTGGAAAAGTAAGTGTTGATATCAAAGCAACCAACTGGTTGAATTTTGGCGGAAGTTTGAGCACTACCTATGGTGTAAACGAATACGGACAGTCAACGGTCGGCAGAAACTCCTTAGTAAATACGGCAGGTTTATATGAAAGTGCAAGGGCTATTTTCGCTTATACTGTGCCGTATGATGCGGATGGCAATAGAGTTGAATTCCCGGGTGGGGACATTGCGGTAAAGACAGTGGTCGACGAAGCCATGTATTCGCAAGATCAGCGTGTAAATATCAGAGCTTTTGGAAGTTTGTACTCTGAAATAAATTTCGGCTCTTTCGCGAAGTTTTTAGAGGGTTTGAAATACAGAATGAATTTCGGGCCGGATCTTTCCACAAATCGTGATGGTGTATTCCTCGATTCGAAATCGGTTGTCAGGGCGGGTTCAAGCTATGCTTCCTTAGCAAAAGAACAGTCTTTGTCATATACCTTAGACAATATACTTTATTATAACAAAGTATTCAATAAGCATCAGATTGGAATCACTGCGCTGCAAACGCAAACACAATATCGCTTCGAATCGAGTTCGATGGGAGCCGATAACATTCCGTTTTCCAGCCAAAAATGGAATGCTCTTTCCACTAGCAATTTAGCTCTTTCATCCTGGAACTCAGGATTGGTAGAACGTCAGTTACGTTCGTATATGGGGCGTGTAAATTATGACTTTGATGGCAGATTCTTAGTCACTGTATCTGGGCGTTATGACGGAGCTTCTCAGCTTTCTGCTGGTCATAAATGGGCATTTTTCCCAAGTACTGCTTTGGGTTGGAGATTGGACAGGGAAAACTTCTTTTCGGGCATGAACTGGATAAACTTACTTAAACTGCGCGCTGGTGTAGGGGTGACGGGTAACGCAGCCATTGACCCTTATTCTACAAAAGGTGGTTTAAGTCCGTTATTCTATCCATTTAATGCAACGTTGGGAGCCGGTGTCGCAAACTCTTCCACGATGGCAAATCAGGATTTGACATGGGAAAAAACAAAGCAGTATAACTTTGGCACAGACTTCATTCTATTTGGAAAAAGAATTTCAGGTAGTTTGGATTACTACACTTCTCAAACAACCGACTTATTATTAAAGAAAACGATTCCTTCTGTAACGGGCTTTATTGATACTTATGCAAACGTAGGCAAAACAGCCAGCCAAGGCATTGACTTGACGTTGAATACGCTTAATATCAGTAAAGGTGGTTTTGAATGGAATACTACATTCAATGGTTCATGGCAGGACAACCATATCATAACTTTGGCGAATGGTCCACAAGACGACATCAACAATGGCTGGTTTATTAATCAAAGTCAGAGTGTTATTTATGGGTATGAATCGAATGGAATCTGGCAGGAATCAGATGCCGAAGAAATGGCAAAATTCAATGCCAACGGACACAATTTTTCAGCGGGTAATGCAAGACCTGTTGACCAAAACGGCGATTATAAAATTGATGCGAATAATGACCGTGTGATTATAGGAAGTACAATTCCGAAGTTTTTGCTCGGTCTGACCAATTCTTTCGATTATAAAGGTATTTCTCTTTCCATTTTCTTGTATGGACGTATGGGTTATTATTATGATACAGGAGGTGAGGGGCTTACCGGTCGTTTCAACCAGCGTTTGGTTGACTATTATACAATTAATAATACCAATTCAGACTATCAAAAACCGATATATACCGAAGCATCAGGCGACCCATTCTATCCTATCCTGGGCTATAGAAGTGGCTCGTTCCTCAAAATCAGAAATATTTCTCTAGGCTATTCAATTCCGGATAAAATTTCAAAAAGCATTGGATTGAGCCACTCTCGTATTTATGTGCAAGCTTTAAATCCAGGTATGGTTTTCAACAAAGTTGACTGGATAGATCTTGATCTGAGAAGCTCTGCGTGGAATAGAGGCTTTACAGCGGGTATTAACATTGAGTTTTAA